One region of Brachybacterium saurashtrense genomic DNA includes:
- a CDS encoding class F sortase — protein sequence MARTRFAPLVATLSFCAAVFVAGLVLVVLGSGESSPEATPTPLVDVSISPEEARDLAEDEPGDGAAELVEPPPGDLGPYVRTDPVQSVWSEVVAGDRTDNLPADMLVVPSLPVEASIVREGVEDGAMSLPADLADVGLLETTSALDADTGSSLIAGHVTQGGNPGALFLLGLAEPGASVVTTDAEGRATVWAITSITSYNKQKLPKEIFETSGERRLVLVTCGGEVVRTDDGRWTHEDNIVVTAVPMTGG from the coding sequence GTGGCTCGTACGCGCTTCGCGCCACTGGTCGCCACCCTGTCCTTCTGCGCAGCTGTGTTCGTCGCGGGGCTCGTGCTCGTGGTGCTCGGGAGCGGCGAATCCTCCCCCGAGGCAACCCCGACACCCTTGGTCGATGTCTCGATTTCGCCCGAGGAGGCTCGGGACCTTGCCGAGGACGAACCGGGCGACGGGGCTGCTGAGCTTGTCGAGCCTCCCCCTGGCGACCTCGGGCCCTATGTCCGTACTGACCCCGTGCAATCGGTGTGGAGCGAGGTGGTCGCCGGCGATCGGACCGACAATCTCCCCGCAGACATGCTCGTGGTCCCGTCGTTGCCGGTCGAGGCCTCTATCGTGCGCGAGGGCGTTGAGGACGGAGCGATGTCCCTTCCCGCAGATCTGGCCGATGTTGGCCTCCTGGAAACCACGTCCGCGCTCGACGCAGATACTGGCAGTTCCCTCATCGCTGGCCACGTCACACAGGGGGGCAATCCTGGCGCGCTCTTCCTCCTCGGCCTCGCTGAGCCCGGAGCATCCGTCGTGACGACGGACGCAGAGGGCAGGGCGACGGTGTGGGCTATTACGTCGATAACCTCCTACAACAAGCAGAAGCTTCCCAAGGAGATATTCGAGACCAGCGGAGAACGTCGCCTCGTACTCGTGACCTGCGGTGGCGAGGTGGTTCGTACAGACGACGGCAGGTGGACGCATGAAGACAACATCGTCGTCACGGCTGTGCCTATGACCGGTGGCTGA
- a CDS encoding DDE-type integrase/transposase/recombinase, whose translation MSQGESSVGVRGAPDGKRAGDLLNRDFTAAAPNLVWVADFTYVRTWAGFVYFAFVVGLFAPRIVGWHASTSKQVDLVMTPLRIALWQREWEGSPFSPGNLVALHR comes from the coding sequence GTGAGTCAGGGTGAATCGTCTGTAGGTGTTCGTGGTGCTCCGGACGGGAAACGTGCCGGTGACCTGTTGAATCGTGACTTCACCGCGGCAGCTCCGAACCTGGTGTGGGTCGCCGACTTCACCTACGTCCGCACCTGGGCGGGGTTCGTCTACTTCGCGTTCGTCGTGGGCTTGTTCGCCCCGCGGATTGTCGGCTGGCACGCTTCCACCTCGAAGCAAGTTGACCTGGTCATGACCCCACTGCGCATCGCGCTCTGGCAACGGGAATGGGAAGGAAGCCCCTTCTCACCTGGGAATTTAGTGGCTCTTCACAGATGA
- a CDS encoding IS1634 family transposase, whose protein sequence is MAFIRRVRTKSGATAVQIAEYAQGRQRIIEHLGSAHTEAELGVLLEKGQQLLEDPAQEALDLGVSPEPVVTRIQPPAEQQGELLMPPAQCEEGRDGTGRVQSTSSHLLYDVLTSAYASLGFDEVDDAVFRDLVIARIVEPTSKRDAARVLADLGASPVSYATVKRHLRSVLEDDYRAAIASKCFEHVWSRGDISLVLYDVTTLYFEAEKEDDLRKVGFSKKRRVDPQIVVGLLVDRRGFPLEIGRFEGNKAETKTILPVICQFQDRHGLADIVVVADAGMLSADNLRELDEAGLRFIVGSRQTKAPHDLDSHVHWHGDAFADGQVIDTVTPRHGNSQVNDRALRAEPTWDPKQHSHSWRVVWSFSRKRGVRDHKTLTAQENRARAIIDGDKPVKNARFVKTTAGGRHLDQKNIDRARSVAGLKGYVTNIPAPEMPPREVISSYHDLWRVEQSFRMSKADLQARPMFHHSRDAIEAHLPLVFAALAVSRAVQQRTGLAIGNVIKKLRPLRSATIAINGTTQTFPPHVPDELTRLIEQIQTPEPTH, encoded by the coding sequence GTGGCGTTCATCAGGCGGGTTCGAACGAAGTCGGGGGCCACGGCCGTGCAGATCGCGGAGTACGCGCAGGGGCGTCAGCGGATCATCGAGCATCTCGGCTCCGCGCATACCGAGGCGGAGCTCGGTGTGCTGTTGGAGAAGGGCCAACAGCTTCTCGAGGACCCGGCCCAGGAGGCACTCGATCTGGGCGTGAGCCCGGAACCCGTCGTGACTCGGATCCAGCCACCTGCTGAGCAGCAGGGCGAGCTCCTTATGCCACCGGCACAGTGTGAGGAGGGCCGTGACGGGACCGGGCGGGTGCAGTCCACCTCGAGCCATCTCCTCTATGACGTGCTGACCAGTGCATATGCGTCGCTGGGGTTCGATGAGGTCGATGACGCTGTCTTCCGGGATCTGGTGATCGCGCGGATTGTCGAGCCGACCTCGAAACGCGACGCCGCCCGGGTCCTGGCCGACCTCGGCGCCTCACCGGTCAGCTACGCCACTGTGAAGCGGCACCTGCGGTCCGTGCTCGAGGACGACTACCGTGCCGCCATCGCCTCGAAGTGCTTCGAGCACGTCTGGAGCCGCGGTGACATCTCGCTGGTCCTCTACGACGTCACCACCCTCTACTTCGAGGCCGAGAAGGAAGACGACCTCCGCAAAGTGGGATTCTCCAAGAAGCGGAGGGTCGACCCGCAGATCGTTGTCGGCCTGCTGGTGGATCGTCGGGGGTTCCCGCTGGAGATCGGCCGTTTCGAGGGGAACAAGGCCGAGACCAAGACGATCCTGCCGGTCATTTGTCAGTTCCAGGACCGCCACGGGCTTGCGGACATCGTCGTGGTGGCCGATGCCGGCATGCTCTCCGCGGACAACCTCCGCGAGCTGGACGAGGCAGGCCTGCGGTTCATCGTCGGGTCGCGGCAGACCAAGGCCCCGCACGACCTGGACAGTCACGTCCACTGGCACGGCGATGCCTTCGCCGACGGGCAGGTCATCGACACGGTCACGCCCCGGCACGGCAACTCGCAGGTCAACGATCGTGCCCTGCGGGCTGAGCCGACCTGGGACCCGAAGCAGCACTCCCACTCGTGGCGGGTCGTGTGGTCGTTCTCCCGCAAGCGCGGAGTGCGGGACCACAAGACGCTCACCGCTCAGGAGAACCGGGCCCGCGCGATCATCGACGGCGACAAGCCGGTCAAGAACGCCCGCTTCGTCAAGACCACCGCTGGTGGCCGCCACCTGGACCAGAAGAACATCGACCGTGCCCGCTCCGTGGCCGGGCTGAAGGGCTACGTCACCAACATCCCAGCACCCGAGATGCCGCCACGAGAGGTGATCTCGAGCTACCACGACCTCTGGCGTGTTGAGCAGTCGTTCCGCATGTCTAAGGCGGACCTGCAGGCCAGGCCCATGTTCCACCATAGTCGAGACGCGATCGAAGCCCACCTCCCACTGGTCTTCGCGGCACTGGCCGTCTCCAGGGCCGTCCAGCAGCGCACTGGCCTCGCGATCGGCAACGTCATCAAGAAGCTCCGGCCCCTGCGCTCAGCGACCATCGCGATCAACGGCACCACCCAGACCTTCCCGCCCCACGTGCCCGACGAGCTGACCAGACTCATCGAACAGATCCAGACACCCGAACCCACGCACTAA
- a CDS encoding Gfo/Idh/MocA family protein, translated as MPASEGANYAPAAMPKPVVEPGEFVFAAMHLDHGHIGGMTQGLLGAGGTLKWVYDPQPERAAAFKEQFPQVTIASSEEEVLNDPEVHLVAAAAVPVDRAPLGIRVMEAGKDYFTDKTPLISLEQLAQAKAAVERTGKKYMVYYSERIHVEAAVLATQLIQKGAIGTVLQVTGMGPHRMGDPSSRPDWFFERARYGGILTDIGSHNFEQMLTFTGSEDAEILSSSIGNFGNPGTPELDDFGDAHIALSSGATGFVRVDWFTPSGLRTWGDGRTFVVGTEGYLELRKYVDVTTDNGPNQVILVDAEGEHRLEADGKVGYPFFGELVLDLLHRTENAMTQEHAFKAVELALKAQEQARELTGR; from the coding sequence ATGCCCGCCTCCGAAGGCGCCAACTACGCCCCCGCCGCGATGCCGAAGCCGGTGGTCGAGCCCGGTGAGTTCGTGTTCGCCGCGATGCATCTCGATCACGGCCACATCGGCGGCATGACGCAGGGCCTGCTCGGCGCCGGCGGCACCCTGAAGTGGGTGTACGACCCGCAGCCGGAGCGCGCCGCCGCGTTCAAGGAGCAGTTCCCGCAGGTCACGATCGCCTCCAGCGAGGAGGAGGTGCTCAACGATCCCGAGGTGCACCTGGTCGCCGCCGCCGCCGTCCCGGTGGATCGCGCCCCGCTCGGCATCCGCGTGATGGAGGCCGGGAAGGACTACTTCACCGACAAGACCCCGCTGATCTCCCTCGAGCAGCTCGCCCAGGCGAAGGCCGCCGTGGAGCGCACCGGCAAGAAGTACATGGTGTACTACTCCGAGCGGATCCACGTCGAGGCCGCCGTGCTCGCCACCCAGCTCATCCAGAAGGGCGCGATCGGCACAGTCCTGCAGGTCACGGGCATGGGCCCGCATCGCATGGGCGACCCCTCCTCCCGCCCCGACTGGTTCTTCGAGCGCGCCCGCTACGGCGGCATCCTCACCGACATCGGCTCGCACAACTTCGAGCAGATGCTCACGTTCACCGGCTCCGAGGACGCGGAGATCCTCTCCTCCTCGATCGGCAACTTCGGCAACCCCGGCACCCCCGAGCTCGACGACTTCGGCGACGCGCACATCGCGCTCTCCTCCGGCGCGACCGGCTTCGTGCGCGTGGACTGGTTCACGCCGTCGGGCCTGCGCACCTGGGGCGACGGTCGCACGTTCGTGGTGGGCACCGAGGGCTACCTCGAGCTGCGCAAGTACGTAGACGTCACCACCGACAACGGCCCCAACCAGGTCATCCTCGTGGACGCCGAGGGCGAGCACCGCCTCGAGGCCGACGGCAAGGTGGGCTACCCCTTCTTCGGCGAGCTGGTGCTGGACCTCCTGCACCGCACCGAGAACGCGATGACCCAGGAGCACGCCTTCAAGGCCGTGGAGCTGGCGCTGAAGGCCCAGGAGCAGGCGCGGGAGCTCACCGGGCGCTGA